The nucleotide window CAGCACCTTTGTTACCAACTTTTGAACCTGCTCTTTCAATTGCTTGCTCTATCGTATCAGTTGTTAAAACACCATTTGATACAGGTTTTCCATATTTTAAACCAACAGTAGCAATTCCTTTAGTAGCTTCAGCAGAAATATAATCAAAATGAGGAGTAGCGCCTCTTATAACAGCTCCTACACAACATACTGCATCATATTTACCACTTGATAATGCTTTTTCTAAAGCAAAAGGAATTTCAAAAGCACCTGGTACTAAAATTAAATCTAAGTTTTCTTCATTTCCACCATGTCTTTTAAATGCATCTTTGGCACCTTCAACTAATCTATCAGTTATAATATGATTAAATCTACCATTTATAATTGCAACTTTTTCCGTACCTTTTAGTCTTAAAACACCTTCAATTATTTTCATTTATTTTCTCCAAAGATTATGTGTTAAGTTTTTATTATATAAAAAAGCCTCTTTATATCTGTTGAACAATCAAGTGTCAAAAATATAATTTTTTATCTATAAATAATTGATTTATTTCTTCCAGATTTTTTTGCTCCGTATAAGGCTTCATCTGCTTTTTTAAACAATAATTCAATATTATCATCTTTCTTTAAACTTGATATACCTAAAGATATTGTTTTATAGCCTACTTTTTCAAATCTAAAATTCTCAATTTCTTTTCTTAATTTTTCTGCAAGTATAAAAGCACTATCTTCAGATGTTTTTGTACAAATAATTAGAAACTCTTCACCACCATATCTTCCAAAAATATCTGAAATTCTTATGTTTTCTGAAATTATTTTTGACAACTGTTTTAAAACATTATCACCAACTAGATGACCATAAGTGTCATTTACTAACTTAAAAAAATCAATATCAATTATAATTAGAGAGAGATTATCTTTATGCCTTTTTGCAACTTCTATCTCTTTTTGTAAAAAAGTATCTAACATTCTTCTATTATAGATTCCTGTTAATTTATCTATTGATGCAAATTTTTCCAACTCTTTTTTTGCAGTAATATCAACTCCTACTGAAATAAATTGTTCAATAGAGTCATTTTTAGCATTTTTTTTGGGAATAATATATTGATTTAACCAATAATCTTTTCCATCTTTACTTTTATTTTGTATTTCACCTTCCCAAATTTTCTTATCTAAAATAGTTTTCCATAACTCTTTTATAATCATTTTATCTTGTTTTGGATTTGATATAATAGAAATTTTTTTCCCAATTAATTCCTCTTTTGAGTAACCACTTATTTGTTCAAAAGCTTTGCTTGCTTCTACTATTGTACTATCAATTTTAGTCGTTACAGTAATTACATATTTATCAATAATTAATGTAAATTCATTTAATTTTTTATTAGCTTTCAAAAGTTTTTCTTGCAATATTCTAGGAGTTTTTGAAACAAAAATCGCCATTATAAAACTTAACGCAACTGTCAATAAAAAAACTATTACTGCAACATTTGTTCGTTCTTTTAATAATTCTTTTTTATAATCTTTCTTCGTTTTTAAAATTAATATGGCATTATCTTCATTTTTCAAGGAATCTTTTAAAGAAAAAGTAAAAATTCCATTATTTAAACCATCTGGAAAATCTATAGATATATCTCTTGCTATATTTTTATATTTATTAAAAGCAAATTCTTGATTTGGATGTAATATATAATTCTTATTTTCATCAATAATATAACAATCAAATATAGAAGAAGAAGCTAAAGATTTAAATAAATTATTAGTTAATAAATTTATTACAACCATTGCACTAAATTGATTATTTTCAAATAAAGCTATTCCAACTCTAATTGTCGGTCTATATGGAATTTCAATTTTTCCATGTTCAATATTTAAATCTAATTTTGAATGCCAAATCTCTTTTTCATTCAGTTTAGATATACTTTGGAAATAATCTCTATGATATTTATTTTGAAGATCTTTTTCTCCAACAATAAAGGCTTGTTGGTTTTCTTTATTTCTATCAACTCTTACCAATTCTTGCCCAGATTTATCAATAAGTCTTGCTTGCATAATGATACTATTGCTATTTGCCACAGCTAAAAAAATATTATTTAGATTTTCTTTATTTAAAGAATTTCTTTCAATCAAAAATTTCTTTGTTAAATTATCATAAGCTAAAGATTTAGCGATATTATCAATATTTTCAAAAGTTGGTTTTAAAATAGTTTCATTTTTAATTTGAAATATTTCTTTTGCTTTTCTATTTAAATCTATTTCAATATCTTTAATTTCAAAAGTATAAGCTACTATTACACTAAAACAAGAAATGATAATGCCAAAAACAATAAAATATAAAGTGAAAAATTTATGAAAGTTTTGTTGATTCAATACAAACACCTACCTTAAAAGCGGGAATTGTATCAAAACAGAACTTTAAATTGACTATACCAATATAAGAATAAAAGATGAATGATATAATTTTTATATCATTCATCTTACTAAGTTTTTAGAAGTTTTGCCCTAGAGCATCTTTGATTGCAAAAATATCATTTATAGTTTTATATAAATCTTCAACTTTTAGCATATTTGGACCATCACTTTTTGCAACACTTGGATCAATATGTGTTTCAAAGAAAAATCCATCAACACCAACAGAAGCAGCAGCTCTTGCCATATAAGGAACAAAAGCAGAATTTCCACCAGTTGTTCCTCCTGTACTTGGAATTTGTACACTATGAGTTGCATCAAAAATTACAGGAGCATATTGTCTAAGCAATAATAAATTTCTCATATCCACAACCAAAGCACCATATCCAAAAGTATTTCCTCTTTCACAAAGCCAAACTCCAGCTTTTTGAGAATTTTCATAATTTACTTCAAAAACACCTCTTGTATTTAGTATCTTTTCAACTGGATGTTTCATAGCATCAGCTGCTAAAAATTGTCCTTTTTTGATATTTATTTTTGCAGGAGTTTTTGCAGCTGCTACAAGTAAATCAGTCTGTCTACATAAAAATGCAGGAATTTGTAATATATCCAGAACTTCACCAGCAGGTGCAGCTTGATATGATTCATGAATATCTGTAACAACTTTATATCCAAACTGCTCTTTTATCTCTTGAAATATTTTTAATCCCTCATCAAGTCCTGGTCCTCGAAAAGAGCTTAAACTTGTTCTATTTGCTTTATCAAAACTTGCTTTAAAATAAAATTCTACTCTTTTATCTTCACTTAATGGCTTTAGTTTTTCTGCTATTTTAAATACTGTATCTCTATCTTCAAGTACACAAGGTCCAGTTATTACTTTCATTTATTCCCTTTAAAAATTATTTGTTTTTCTTTGCCAGTTATTGCATAATAAAATTCATAAACATTCTGGCAGATGTATTCTATATCATTTTTTGCATGTTCATCACATGCTAATAAAATTTTATCACCAATTTTTATCTCTTCTTTCCATTCAGGAAGTAGTATTATATCATCTTCTCGTTGAAGGAGTAAAGGAACAACATTATTTTTTAATTCTTTATTATATAAAGATATTGAAAATAAACTAAAAAAAAGAGTTTCATTAGCTAATAAATGTTTATAAATTTGAGGAGTCAAAGCTTCGTTGATTTCAAATTCCATAAGTAAAGGTTTTTCATTTATATCTTTAACCAATCTACTCACTAATTTTGAAGCCCATTCATTGTCTTTTTTAATTATCTGTTTAATAAATTTATCACTTAAAGGCATAACTAAAGCATTTGTAACTTTGTTAACTAATATTTTTGATGGAGTAAAAATATGATTTATTTTTGCATTTTTAAATAAAAAATCATCTACCATATCATTTTCTCTAACAATTGTTATAATCTTTGGATTTAATTTTTTCGCGGTTGCTAAAATAGATAAATTTGTTGTATCATCATCTGTAACAGCAGCAATTGCTACTGCATCTTTAATACCAATATCTAATAATAACTCTTTATCATCTGCATTACCAAAAACTATATTAGAAATTTCATCTTTTGTAAGTTCATGATTTTTATTTTTATCAATTTCAACTAATTTCATTCCAATATCATTTTCATTTAATTTCTCAAAAATTTTTCTTCCCATTCTTCCATATCCACAAACAATATATAAACCTTTTGGAAAAATTGGTGAAGTTATATTTAAACTATCTAAACCATATATCCATTTTTCAAGTTTAAATAAATTTGGTGAACAAAGAGCTAAATTTATCTCAGAAGATATTATAGAAAAAGGATTAACAACAACTTCAGCATCTAAATCTTTTAAATTTTCTGTATGATTTGTTGTTGTTGATTTAACAGCAATTTTTATATTTTTATTTAAAGCTTTTGCCATAAGAGTTATCTTTAAATTTAGAGCATCATCTTCAAACAAAGAAACAATAGCTTTACAATTTCTTTTTTTTAATCCTGCTGTTTCTAAAACTCTTATAGAATAATTTTCACTATATAAAACAGGAACAGTTGGTGTAAAATTTTCTAATATAAGATTATGAATTTTCATCTTATCTCGTTCTATTACAACAGTTCTAAATCCTTGTTCCATAGCTTTTATTATAATTTTTCTAGTAATTTGGTTATATCCTAAAATTACTATAAATTTTTCATTTAAATTTTTTATTTGTCTTAAAAATTTTGCTTTTTCTATCTCTTGTAAAAAAAGTTTATCTTGAAATAAAGAAATTAAAGAACCTATACTATAAAACCATCCAAGAACTGTTAAATAAATTGAAAAAGTCACCCACATTCTTTGAGGATATGAAAAAGTAAATGGTGTTTCTCCAAATCCAATAGTTGTTGCAGTATATGAAATAAAATAAAAAGCATCAAAAATAGACATTTTATAAGGATTCCCATTTGCATCAATCTCATCAATTAGTATTAATCCTAATATTGCAATTGTATATGTTATTAATATTACTAAAAAAGGTCTCCTCATTTTTTGCAAAATAATAAATAATGAATTATTTCTCAAAGTTTCTTCTTTTTATCTTTTTGATTTTAAAGTATCACCTACATAAAGGGCAACAGAAGTGATATTTGCGAGTAAAGCACCTCCTGATAAAGAGACAATTCCAGCCATAACCTCAGGATTTACACCACCTGAATAAGCAGCTATCGTCCAAACAATAGCAGCAGCAATAAGTTGAATATCTGCAACAAGTGAAGTTGCAAGTAAAACTGAACCTAACTGTGTTTTATCCCCAAGTTTCAAAATAGTTGCTATTAAATTTATTACTATTGCAGCAAAAAGTTCATATTTACTATGACTCTCTATTGCATGAATATCTCCATAAAAAAATCCAAAGTTTAGTGTCATTGCTAAAATTATAAAAAATCCAGATATTACCTTATCTAAATTCATGATAGTGATCCTCCAAATCTTTTCCTATTTTTAGTTTTCTTTTAAATACCTCATCAATATTATCATAAACTCGTGAATCTTTATCAATAAAAAGAAGTCTATGTCTATTTAATTGACTTATGTTTTTTAATCCCATAATTGCTAATAAACCTTTTACATTTTTTAGTAAATTTTTATGATAATTTGCAACATAATTTGCATGTTTAAATACGAAATATTTTCTTCTTTTACTTTTATCTTGAGTTGCTAATCCAACAGGGCACTCTCTTCCTGTTGTACCAGAACAATATCTTGCTCTAATACAACCTGCACTCATCATAAAACCACGTGCAATTTGAACAAAATCAGCACCTAAACTCATAACTATAATAATATCATCAGGAGTTAAAATCTTACCACTTGCAATAATTTTGATTTTATCTCTTATTGCATATTTATTTAAAACTTTATCAACTAAATAAACCGCATCTCTAATTTCAAGACCAACTCTTTCCATCATTTCAAGTGGTGCAGTCGCACTTCCTCCACTTCCACCATCAATAGTTATAAAATCAGGATAAGCGTCATTTTTTTCTTCTATTCTTCTTTTTATCTCTTTTGCATAAGGTTCAATATTTTCTAAATCTGAAATTACTATTTTCATACCAACTGGTTTATCTGAAAGTTTTTGTAATTTTCCAATAAAATCAAATAACTCTTCAATACTATTACCATAAGGAAATCTATTAGGAGAGAATACATCTTTATATGCTTCAACATTTCTATAATATGCAACAGCTGGAGTTACTTTGTGACCTGCAAGTTTTCCACCTGTTTGTTTTGCACCTTGAGCTATCTTTATCTCTGTCATTTTACAGAACGTCATAACTTTTTGGTATCTATCCGCATCAAAGTTACCTTGTTTATCCCTAGCTCCATATAATCCTGAACTTATTTGGAAAACAATATCAGGCATATCTGAGGGTACTTCTTTTGGAAAATTTTCTAAAGGTGCATCCCAATTTGGTCTATAAAACTGTTTTTTTTGTACATCTAACATATAAGTTTCAGCTTCTAAATCACCTTTAAAAACAAGTTTTCTATAAACATCAGCTGCTAATGCCCCGTTGAAGAAAAATTTTGCCAAAGATTTAACAACTTTATTTAAAGATGAGCTATCTACTATTTTCATATATGAAGAATCATAATTTAAATGTGTAGTAAAAAAATTTGATGTAACTCCACCCTCACCTGAATTTATTGGAAATTTTCCTAAATATGCTCCTTGAACAAAAGCTCTTGTTCCCTCAGGAGAAATTGAACCATCACTCATTGCAGATCTTGCAATAATACTTTTTACATAAAATGGTTTTTTTCTATTTTCACCAAAAACAACCTCAAACTTCTCTTCTATTTCATTGTCATTTAAAACAATATTAGAGTGTCTAATCATAAATTTAGGTTTTGGTAATGGTTGAGAGGGAGAAAAAGAAGCATAATTTGGTAAATCACGCGCAGCTTTATAAACCCAATCCAATTTATCTTTTGATTCATAAAATTTTTCATCACCAAAATATTGTCTAAATGGTTCACGCACCTCTTCAAACAAATATCTTAATCTTCCAATAATTGGATAATTTACTAAAAGTTGATGTTTTCTTTGAACATATTTATCATGAATAAACCAAGCAATTATAATTACAACAAAAATTGCCCAAAACTCTTCCCAAAATGAAAAGCTATTTAAAAATTCCATATTATTCCTTTTTACTTGAAACTAAAAATCCACTCAAAACTATTAATAGTATACCTAAAACAATTAAAAATGATGGAAATGCATCACCTAAAATCAACCCTAAAATTATTGAAAAAACAATATTACTATATGAAATTGTCCCAATTATTCCAGCTTTTGCACAAGAATAAGCTTTTGTCATATAAATTTGAGCATATGTTGAAAAAATACCCAATAAAATTATATAAAGCCAATCATCAATTTTTGGCATAACAAAAGTTCCAAGCATAAAATCTAAATTTGGATTTGTATAAAAACTACCAATAATCAGTAAAATCAATGGTCCAATAGTTCCGATTGTCATAAAAGATAATACAATCGCTCTTGAATCATAAAATTGTCTTAATTCTCTAACTGACGTGTATGCTAAAGCAGCTCCAACTCCTGATAAAATTCCTAAATAATCACTTTTTTCTAAATTACTTCCATCAAACTCTGTAATAAAAACTATTCCTATAAAACCTATAAAAACACCCAACCAACCTTTTATTCCTATTTTTTCTTTTAAAAATATATAAGCTAAAATTGCTGTAAAAATTGTTGATGTTTTAGAAAAGGTCATAGCTTCAGCCAAAGAAATTTGAGCAATATTATAAAAAAAGAATAAAAGAGCAACAAAACCAATAACTCCTCTAAAAACAAGTAACCAAAACTTTCCACCTATTTGTTTTAAAGGTGAGTTATAAATAGATATTAAAATAAAAATTACCCCAAATACATTTCTAAAAAATACAACTTCTACTGAACTCATATTATCGCTTAAGCTTTTTGCAACTGCTCCCATAAATGCAAACATTAGTGAAGCAAAAAGCATATATTTTATACCTTTATTTACATTTTCTTCCATAAAATCCCTTATATTAAAGTTTGATTGTATTTATTATCCAATTAAAAAAAGATTATTACATCAAAACATAAAGCTAATTTTAGATAATATAATTCCCTTATATTATAAATTTTGTAGGGGAATTATGGAATATTTAAAAATTATTGGAGGTAAAGATATTTCAGGTAGTGTAGAAATATCTGGAGCTAAAAATGCTGCTTTACCTTTGATTGCTTGTACAATTTTGGGAAAAAACGAAATAACAATTGGAAATCTACCAAATGTAGTAGATATTAACACTTTTTTAAAACTTATAAAAAATCTTGGTGGAGATTTTGTAAAAGATAAAAATTCAGTAAAAATAAATACATCAACTATAAATAATACAAAAGCAACTTATGATATTGTAAAAACAATGAGAGCATCAATTTTAGTCTTAGGACCAATTCTTGCAAGATTCGGTCAATGTGAAGTTTCACTTCCAGGAGGTTGTGCAATAGGACAAAGACCTGTTGATTTACATCTTAAAGCTTTAGAGCAAATGGGTGCAAATATAGAGATTTTACATGGTTATATAAGAGCAACTGCACCAAATGGGTTAAAAGGTGCAAAAATAGTTTTTGATAAAGTTACAGTTGGTGGAACTGAAAATACTGTTATGGCAGCTTCATTAGCTCATGGAACTACGACTATTATAAATGCTGCAAAAGAACCTGAAATCGTACAACTTTGTGAAGTTTTAGCAAATAGCGGTGTTAAAATTGAAGGAATAGGAACTTCAAAACTTGTAATTGAAGGAACTAATCAAAAATTACTTGATATTAAACCATTTGATGTAATTCCTGATAGAATTGAAGCAGGAACTTATATGTGTGTAGCAGCTATTACAAATCAAAAATTAAAAATTGAAAAAGTAATTCCTTTACATTTAGAAGCAATTATTTCTAAACTTGAAGAGATGAATTTTGAAATAATTCAAGATGAAAATAGCGTAACAATTATGCCAACAGATGAGATAAAACCTGTAAATATTATTACAACAGAATATCCAGGTTTCCCAACTGATATGCAAGCTCAATTTATGGCACTTGCAACTCAAGCAAACGGGACAAGTACAATTGATGAAAGATTATTTGAAAATAGATTTATGCATGTTAGTGAACTTCTAAGACTTGGAGCAGATATTCACCTAAATGGAAATATCGCAACAATCAATGGAAAAACTGGAACACTTCATGGAACTGATGTTATGGCAACAGATTTAAGAGCATCATCAGCTTTAGTTTTAGCAGCACTTGTTGCCCAAGGAGAAACAGATATTCATAGAATTTATCATCTTGATAGAGGTTATGAAAATCTTGAGGGGAAACTATCAAAAATCGGTGCAGATGTAAAAAGATATAACGAATAGCACACTTTCTAGTAGAACTTTACTAGATAAAACAAGGAAAAAGGTATTATAAATGAAACTAGAAATTTCTTTATTTAGGTTTGATAAAGATTCGGATTATCTGCCATATTACACAAAACATTTTTTAAAAATTGAAAATGAAACTTCTTTATTAGATATTTTAAAAACTTTACATAAAGTTGAAGAGTTTGGTTTTGTAGATTCAATAGATTTTGATTTAGTATTAAATGGAACATATGTAAAAACATCTTTAAATTTAGAAGAAATTGTTGGAAATTTTGGGAAAGAATTGACAATTGAACCTATTTCACAAAGAAGAGTTTTTAAAGATTTATTGATTGATGAAACAGATTTTCACCAAAAAATTGAGATTTTTAAAGATTTTATTGATGATGAAGATGTTATGAATTATTCAAATTTAAAACAATATTTTTATGCATCAAATACTTTAAATTATAAAAGCGATTATATTGGTGATTCAACTTTAATCTTAGCTTATAATTTAATTCAAAAAAATCCTAAAGCAAAAAATTATATTTTACAAATTCTATCTGAAATTGAGTGTGGAGGAGAATATCATACTTGTTTAAGAGATAGAATTTTTAATTTTAATCCACTTATTGAAGAAAAAATCCATACAGTTTTAAGTGAATTAGGTCTATTTGAAGATTTGAATAAACAAAATTTTAAGGGAAATAAAACACTTATTTTAGATTTTGGAAACTTTGCAAATCATTTTGAAATAGTGCATGATTTCAAAGATTTTAATATTGCATATTATCCATCAAAAAATCCAAATCAAACATTAGAGATGTTTGATAGATTGAAAGCAAATATTTTAAAACTTGATAGTATGAAGCTTGATTTAGCAAAAAATACTTTCAATAAAAATCCACAAATTACATACTTTGTTGCATCTACCATCTTACTTGATGCATTTGATAATAATGCTGATTTTTTAGTTGTTGATAATGAAGAAGATTTTTATATTTTTGATTATAATAGAAAAGAGATTGAAAAACTTTGTGGAAGAGAGATATTAATACCAATAATTCATAAAAATGAATTACAAAAATTAATAAGTGGTGATTTTAAAGAGGCTAAAAAAACTTTAGATAAACATCAAATAAATCCTGAAATTATATAGAGAATAAATTGAATTTAGGTATAGAATTTGTTCTTTATGGTATCTTAATAATAGTGGCATTATTGCCACTTTATATCTATAGAGAAAAACTTTTTTTCTCAAAAAAAACTTTTAATGGAGATTTTGATACATTTGTAAAAGATTTGAAAATTCATATGCAAAAGTATCATCCTAATATAAATATTGATTACTCTATTATTCAAAAAACAAAAGATGAAAAAAATTTGGAATTTAGAGAAGCATTTATTGTTGAAAATGTATTAGAACAATTTTTTAATTTTCCTTATAAAAAAACTACTCAAAAATCTGTTTCAAGAGATAAACTTTGGGCAAATTATGATGAAAAATCTCTTTCTAGTTCAAAACTTCCTAGTGATTGGTCTCAAAGAAAAGAACTTGCTTGGAGAAGAGATAATCGATGTTGTAATAGATGTGGCAAAGAATTATCAAACATAAATGAAAGTTATATAAATTTTGTAAAAGATATTAAAGATAAAGGAAGTTATAGTTTAGAAAATATTATTATCTTATGTATTGACTGTAACAAAGTATTAAACTCAACAAATCCTAAAAATAGTATTGATTCATTGGTTCTAAAAGATAAATTACTAGACTTAATAAAAACAAAATAATAAAAATCTTTAAATAATTAATTTATTTATTATAAATATAATATATAATGCCTTTTATTACTACTTATCATGTAAATATATAAAAGGTTAAACTTATGGAAATAAATAATTCTTATTCACAAAATTTATATCAAAAATCTTCATCAACTAAAAAAGTTGATGAAGATTCAAATAGTGATATTTT belongs to Arcobacter defluvii and includes:
- a CDS encoding DUF6394 family protein, with protein sequence MNLDKVISGFFIILAMTLNFGFFYGDIHAIESHSKYELFAAIVINLIATILKLGDKTQLGSVLLATSLVADIQLIAAAIVWTIAAYSGGVNPEVMAGIVSLSGGALLANITSVALYVGDTLKSKR
- a CDS encoding DMT family transporter, yielding MEENVNKGIKYMLFASLMFAFMGAVAKSLSDNMSSVEVVFFRNVFGVIFILISIYNSPLKQIGGKFWLLVFRGVIGFVALLFFFYNIAQISLAEAMTFSKTSTIFTAILAYIFLKEKIGIKGWLGVFIGFIGIVFITEFDGSNLEKSDYLGILSGVGAALAYTSVRELRQFYDSRAIVLSFMTIGTIGPLILLIIGSFYTNPNLDFMLGTFVMPKIDDWLYIILLGIFSTYAQIYMTKAYSCAKAGIIGTISYSNIVFSIILGLILGDAFPSFLIVLGILLIVLSGFLVSSKKE
- the ribH gene encoding 6,7-dimethyl-8-ribityllumazine synthase, with the protein product MKIIEGVLRLKGTEKVAIINGRFNHIITDRLVEGAKDAFKRHGGNEENLDLILVPGAFEIPFALEKALSSGKYDAVCCVGAVIRGATPHFDYISAEATKGIATVGLKYGKPVSNGVLTTDTIEQAIERAGSKVGNKGAEAMVTIIEMLDLYTEMGK
- the murA gene encoding UDP-N-acetylglucosamine 1-carboxyvinyltransferase, which translates into the protein MEYLKIIGGKDISGSVEISGAKNAALPLIACTILGKNEITIGNLPNVVDINTFLKLIKNLGGDFVKDKNSVKINTSTINNTKATYDIVKTMRASILVLGPILARFGQCEVSLPGGCAIGQRPVDLHLKALEQMGANIEILHGYIRATAPNGLKGAKIVFDKVTVGGTENTVMAASLAHGTTTIINAAKEPEIVQLCEVLANSGVKIEGIGTSKLVIEGTNQKLLDIKPFDVIPDRIEAGTYMCVAAITNQKLKIEKVIPLHLEAIISKLEEMNFEIIQDENSVTIMPTDEIKPVNIITTEYPGFPTDMQAQFMALATQANGTSTIDERLFENRFMHVSELLRLGADIHLNGNIATINGKTGTLHGTDVMATDLRASSALVLAALVAQGETDIHRIYHLDRGYENLEGKLSKIGADVKRYNE
- a CDS encoding HNH endonuclease, translating into MNLGIEFVLYGILIIVALLPLYIYREKLFFSKKTFNGDFDTFVKDLKIHMQKYHPNINIDYSIIQKTKDEKNLEFREAFIVENVLEQFFNFPYKKTTQKSVSRDKLWANYDEKSLSSSKLPSDWSQRKELAWRRDNRCCNRCGKELSNINESYINFVKDIKDKGSYSLENIIILCIDCNKVLNSTNPKNSIDSLVLKDKLLDLIKTK
- a CDS encoding potassium channel family protein, whose translation is MRNNSLFIILQKMRRPFLVILITYTIAILGLILIDEIDANGNPYKMSIFDAFYFISYTATTIGFGETPFTFSYPQRMWVTFSIYLTVLGWFYSIGSLISLFQDKLFLQEIEKAKFLRQIKNLNEKFIVILGYNQITRKIIIKAMEQGFRTVVIERDKMKIHNLILENFTPTVPVLYSENYSIRVLETAGLKKRNCKAIVSLFEDDALNLKITLMAKALNKNIKIAVKSTTTNHTENLKDLDAEVVVNPFSIISSEINLALCSPNLFKLEKWIYGLDSLNITSPIFPKGLYIVCGYGRMGRKIFEKLNENDIGMKLVEIDKNKNHELTKDEISNIVFGNADDKELLLDIGIKDAVAIAAVTDDDTTNLSILATAKKLNPKIITIVRENDMVDDFLFKNAKINHIFTPSKILVNKVTNALVMPLSDKFIKQIIKKDNEWASKLVSRLVKDINEKPLLMEFEINEALTPQIYKHLLANETLFFSLFSISLYNKELKNNVVPLLLQREDDIILLPEWKEEIKIGDKILLACDEHAKNDIEYICQNVYEFYYAITGKEKQIIFKGNK
- a CDS encoding FMN-binding glutamate synthase family protein; protein product: MEFLNSFSFWEEFWAIFVVIIIAWFIHDKYVQRKHQLLVNYPIIGRLRYLFEEVREPFRQYFGDEKFYESKDKLDWVYKAARDLPNYASFSPSQPLPKPKFMIRHSNIVLNDNEIEEKFEVVFGENRKKPFYVKSIIARSAMSDGSISPEGTRAFVQGAYLGKFPINSGEGGVTSNFFTTHLNYDSSYMKIVDSSSLNKVVKSLAKFFFNGALAADVYRKLVFKGDLEAETYMLDVQKKQFYRPNWDAPLENFPKEVPSDMPDIVFQISSGLYGARDKQGNFDADRYQKVMTFCKMTEIKIAQGAKQTGGKLAGHKVTPAVAYYRNVEAYKDVFSPNRFPYGNSIEELFDFIGKLQKLSDKPVGMKIVISDLENIEPYAKEIKRRIEEKNDAYPDFITIDGGSGGSATAPLEMMERVGLEIRDAVYLVDKVLNKYAIRDKIKIIASGKILTPDDIIIVMSLGADFVQIARGFMMSAGCIRARYCSGTTGRECPVGLATQDKSKRRKYFVFKHANYVANYHKNLLKNVKGLLAIMGLKNISQLNRHRLLFIDKDSRVYDNIDEVFKRKLKIGKDLEDHYHEFR
- the kdsA gene encoding 3-deoxy-8-phosphooctulonate synthase; its protein translation is MKVITGPCVLEDRDTVFKIAEKLKPLSEDKRVEFYFKASFDKANRTSLSSFRGPGLDEGLKIFQEIKEQFGYKVVTDIHESYQAAPAGEVLDILQIPAFLCRQTDLLVAAAKTPAKINIKKGQFLAADAMKHPVEKILNTRGVFEVNYENSQKAGVWLCERGNTFGYGALVVDMRNLLLLRQYAPVIFDATHSVQIPSTGGTTGGNSAFVPYMARAAASVGVDGFFFETHIDPSVAKSDGPNMLKVEDLYKTINDIFAIKDALGQNF
- a CDS encoding sensor domain-containing diguanylate cyclase, with translation MNQQNFHKFFTLYFIVFGIIISCFSVIVAYTFEIKDIEIDLNRKAKEIFQIKNETILKPTFENIDNIAKSLAYDNLTKKFLIERNSLNKENLNNIFLAVANSNSIIMQARLIDKSGQELVRVDRNKENQQAFIVGEKDLQNKYHRDYFQSISKLNEKEIWHSKLDLNIEHGKIEIPYRPTIRVGIALFENNQFSAMVVINLLTNNLFKSLASSSIFDCYIIDENKNYILHPNQEFAFNKYKNIARDISIDFPDGLNNGIFTFSLKDSLKNEDNAILILKTKKDYKKELLKERTNVAVIVFLLTVALSFIMAIFVSKTPRILQEKLLKANKKLNEFTLIIDKYVITVTTKIDSTIVEASKAFEQISGYSKEELIGKKISIISNPKQDKMIIKELWKTILDKKIWEGEIQNKSKDGKDYWLNQYIIPKKNAKNDSIEQFISVGVDITAKKELEKFASIDKLTGIYNRRMLDTFLQKEIEVAKRHKDNLSLIIIDIDFFKLVNDTYGHLVGDNVLKQLSKIISENIRISDIFGRYGGEEFLIICTKTSEDSAFILAEKLRKEIENFRFEKVGYKTISLGISSLKKDDNIELLFKKADEALYGAKKSGRNKSIIYR